aaaatttggaaaaaattttcactGTTATTTTTGAATCAcccattaaaaaaagatatacttTAAAGCGAATCGCTATCAGATAAATACGCACTTTTCAGTGACGTAGAGATGGATAGTGGAGgcaagatataattttttgtcCCCTTCATGGTATTTTTATaatcttgtatacgtagtatagagatagtcgtcatcaaaaaattcgaattcgagattttgacgaatctccatgttttagatctccctgaatttgTAAAAAGTCcgtctgtatgtgacaaagataactcaaaaacgttgaatgaaatttggtatacgttcttttccaccaaatttgtaaatttctaccaACTTTGAGCAAAATTCGCTCACAGGAAGTAtgtgttcgaatataatttaccATGATGACTACGAAACGAAggtagctaaataaataaaattcgaaacacaggattaacatctatagtgtaaacagctttcaaattttgagccaaatacaacaaggCATTAACCGTccatcggtctgtactttcagaaacatctaaacgtgataaatcaaaaataatgttgtgactgaaaaatatcaaatttggtatgggattttgtgactacaattgtagttttatgtcatttttcttcttcttctcaaTCTGTttgaaaaacgcgtctaaaacacaaattcgattttcggatattattaattacactccagggataaatcgccaaataactcgccaatgataAAACGATACATTCCGTAAAAATGCTTacttcacgccaaagattaatatttcgtaactattgcacgtcaatgccatgcaaggcgttctctaggataacatctttattatagagtatgcgagaatgtaTTGGAGAGATCACTCCAGCtggttattttagaaaatgatgtaAATGCTCTAATGTTTTGTCTAGATGGCATCCCAGGTATCCATACAGTCTCCTTCCTTCTTAGTAGACCTATCTTTACGTCACTGGCATTTTCAGaagtataactaaaaaataactgGCTGTTAAGACggttaaaagtattttcataaaagtacagatacaaaaataatacacagcaacaaaaacagatttattttttaaataaaaaataactttattatttcttataagcAGGTAGTTTTGTTAGAAAGTTTGTTctccaatttttaaagaaaatatcacaaaaataggCTTGTGCTCCGGAAACTCATCACGAAAATGCGATCTTCTTTCAGCTGGtagttaaatcattaaaattataagtcAATCCAGTGGGATACAGAGAACTATCTTTAAAAcctgtaacaaataaaatatattaatattataagtaataatgttacaaagaaaTAAGCAACCGTCTTAAAGATAGCAAATTTCccttaaaaaaagataagaattgcTCGGAATAACAACCcatattagtaataaatattaaatgcaaaataaggaaccaaaaagaaagaaaaaaaaaaaaaaaaaaaagaatctggtctgaagactttttcaagagtaaccctcaggcagggattcaaacaagggattttgtCTGTGGGAGCCTAATTTTCGTccaaaatattaacctatcaTGAGCCAAAAATCACACAAATTAAGTTTTGGAAATAAGAATTAGTATCCtaaaatcaaagacaataaattacacattaataataagcaatatattatttcaaaaatttaaatctaagcaAGACCACAGCAAAATTTGAATCAAACCAAACTATAAAAAGATCATTTTACATTGGATCATTACAAGGACATTTACATTTACTTTCTGACAAGAGAAACAAATTAAGTAACCTTGCGCATTAAAGggaaataatatgaaaactgCAGTTTTCCCTTGCTAAAAAGGAAGAATGATTCGTTATTGAAACGTTTTCTCTTTGAATTAATGTccgaaaagtaaaaaaaaaaaaaaaaaaaaaaaaaaatggcaatcatgaaaaaaaaataaaaaaaaaatcactcaaataTTGTAACtaactgattattaaaaaatttatttgctctaAAGCACTGCAAAGCTCAATAGTACCCACTTGTATAACAAGCCTTCTTATTGTGCTTCATGCTTCTTATTCATTGGTTGTTCCTATCATAAGACTTATCCATCAAATCTATATAGCATGTTATCAGAGTATCTAGCACAAAAGTACTGAATTCGCATCCTCAACATTAGAAGAGCAAGGATTAAAATTGTTCAGaacccccccctccccccatttAAGTTTACTCACATCAGGTGTATTAGTTTTATCACAAAAACCCTTCTAAAGAGCTTTTTCTTTGTGTAGTGGTACATTACATATCAAGGACGCACATCacaattaaaatggatttttaataccTCATGAATGCAACAAGTGGCATATACAAAGTGGTGAATCTTCCATAAGGCAGCTACCAAGTGTTGCACACAGAACAAAAACtaactttaaaactttatttttctttaattacaaaataattaagtttgtaaaaagtagatgaaaataatgtgaatgataaaatattagaataatattaatatttaataagatattaattgTCAGGCTCCAATTTGTACAAttatgttcatttaattattagaatatttatacagATGAACATTAGCTTCAATATAATACTTTGTACAATCTTGAATGCTGAGCCATCTGTAGTCATGATCTTTCTTATAATGAAATCTGTGTGTTGGCGTTCAACAGGTTCATTTGTCGTAGAGCGATTAAACTTGGCACATACTTGTATATTTTTGGAGGACAGAAATGTTCAACTCAGagggatttctttaaaaattcttcttagaATTTAAATCAACAACGAagcaaaatttttgcaaaacttcaaaattaagaacaattctgaaaataatatagtacaagaattatttttacatcacattaaaattaaaacaattatcttttcaatgatatttattttaccatataaatcttttttatattaacagattttttttaaaaaaaagttttaagtgtATTTTCTAACAAGACAgagataataatatataagagttaacatataaaaattctgataaatattaaAGGTATCATGAACGATAATACAAAAACGCAAGAATTGTATAAGAACACTAAATATGAagttgcatattatatatatattcgcttttacaattcaaattactatcaatattaaatacaaaaaataatgaaacgtcGCAAAATAAACTTTTGCTCTTAACACAAATAAATATTGGCACAGCAGATTTCCGGAAAACAAGCGATAATTTACTCAATTctgagaaaaaatatatgaaagttctaaatttatatataaaatactattaatatgaggcaaaattttatattgttttaggtTAGAAATTAGGTTAAAAGGATACAAATAACACAatataaccatttttaaaaatttataggaactgacagaaaataagagaaatgcataataaaatgaataaaggcttctgaaaatagtatgaattataaatctatcaaaattagaaccttaaaaatattttgctcatgAAGCTATTAAAGTTAAGTAAcattaagtatttaattgaaaattttagaccATTATTAACGGCGAACCAGCTGGTGGTCGGCAAAGACGGTTAGTAGATAAATAAAAGGAAACGTGCATTCgtaaagttaatgaaataaaaatattaaccatttaaaaataaaagtgtgagaagtaaatcaaaaacacaaatgtctaaataaatatttgaaatttaaaatgtgatcttATGACTATGATTGCAactctgtgtcaaatttggatttttctgATGTTTGTATATCAACCGAATTTcagcgattaattgccaaaaatcaCATGCTAATGGGATCTTTCGTAATtactgttcgccaatggcatgcggTTAGTAATACACAaaggaatttattagaaaatatgctaaaatgtTGCAGAAGGTCACTCCCACTATTTTGTTGTAATCTGAATatacattatttgaatataatcaaACAATTTGTTCACATTTCAAGTCTACCAATAAATGGCAAGGTTGAGTGCATTGCATATAGCTAGCACTaactaaacagtaaaaaaattaaaaataacatgtttCATCGCATTTGTTTGAATTGATGACATATTcgtttttatagcaaaatatcaCATGCAGTGaacaatgaataaagaataacatTAATCAttctgagaaaaaattaattcatttcatttatttagaaaatattcacaAACTGGATGCAAGGATCTTCTGAAATAATGCAATGacagaaggaaaaagaaaacattgacagcattgattatttaatgtttaaattaattaaatgttttttcaagtTTTATCTTCCAatctctactattaataaaaatgaatgtacatATTTGTTGGCACTCTACAAGCCATACCGTTTGGTATAAAACAACCAAATTTGCAAGAAATATACCTTAGAATGTGTATCTATAGTCCCACCCTTTTTTTTCTGGAGTCCATCCCATTTACctgacatccattcttgcacaattgccgacataaaaaattatcaagggaaccaacggttagagcaccaaaagaattacgagaactgcaaagaattccattgcagctgacttttaaagtaagaatgcaGACAATTTCGTAAAATAAGGattcagatgattttttaaagcacatactgacaattaaaaaatgctaaagaataagtattttctgttcgtattcacagtaaaagtaaaattgcaatgtcttattagttgtaaaaaacttttaattataataaagaacaaaattaaaatctttaatcgatattttttttattatttccaatttaacatttttcataaaatagttggagtttatgtacaactcaatcgctgtaaaaagtaataaacaaaacagcattagggttgctagaagagcgttccgttgggttgccatattggcgataAACTCGGGGGACCCACTAATCTTCACTTCAACCAATGAGAAAAATGCCAGGATGAAAAatagtaacaataaaaatgatcttCAATAACAAAACATATTATTGTAGTTAGTTCtgccatatatattttttaaaaaattgattaaaatagaaaaaaagtataagactgatattatttaaaaaaaaaaatttttttaatttaaaacaaaaaaattttccttttgcaCTGCAGTAATTTAGGAAATtaccataatttttaataaaaaataatttaaaaaaaattttcaacttacaTGTGCCCtctaaaatatatacatactAAGTTTAGTAGCTATTTGACAGTTACCAGTTTTTTTCTGACTAGTAGAGTGTGACCACACACATTTTCATCTTTAtcattcaggggtgtttgtgggaccccaaaaaatcccctgaaacttttacggacttactaccggcattttggagtttcgagaagggggggggagagaaatgaaaaattacaattatgaagtattgaatgacctaattataaaagttcaatgaattactttttttgcaaaattaataaccataaattttcaaacatataaactactacattttatgcaaatattttaaattacctgaattaattcttttaaaaaaaattatcttatttctgctgcatttttttttttttttttttttgatgtttctgggcttgtctttcttttgtggtgaacttcataattgcaggaaggttgacttttattttcctcatttacagttgaagaaatttcctcgagaactgcacatgcagaggtagaagcagtttgcttttctgctaatgtagaaggtttttcagagacttttataggtgactcatctgaaatacatgtttttaagtcctcttgatatgttttccaacttctgttcatattcagcaagagatctttgtgaattggatcagtcattggattttttgagccatatttttcacatgaggtttctttagaagccattaaatcatatttaatagtctgcactgcgtctagggaatcaatcttaagagaggttctatagtcagtgacaagtgtatccattaagttgaatgcactttccactaatgggccatggaagcagctaaggcaggttttgaccaatttagccaatgtaggatacttataatcatttgtgaaatcatcttttaaattaaaaactttagaccaatatttatcaattgtacacttgacttgatttccactttcatcagatgtgtagagcatttctttggtgatatcaatatcactctggtataaccttatttcagcttctacttttgacttttcattatcactaaaaatatgggacataaaagatgataatttatcaaaagctaatattgtactggttttacctcttagctctggatctaatactgtaaaactaattagatatgaatttttaaggggtaatttctgtttcatatgctgaaatttctaaatgaaattctcttgcgtacataaataaaaaaatatttcaataagcgaaacgaaaaatttacacgtgcatcaataaatgaaacgaaaattttacacagcggagaaaaaaaagttgcgaagcgatcaatgacaaatagctaatacggcgaaaaatcccccttctctacttattggcgccacgccaggagagataagacctttgaacccagagtcacgttatcgcacatctggtcgaacgaagtctcccccttttttttctgccacgcctacttgccgaaaagaatccagaagagaatgtccgagaaccgggggaatgagtcataactcgcaataaggaaagaacaaaaaagaagtttttccccccttttcacgcattatcactgcctttggagaaagaaaggaaaagttttcaccacacacaaggaccttgcgttttctgctttaaaagcaaacaaaattacccagatcaaaataaataattcattattattcctacttccttttgaacgacgatccccagaaattccggggatcgaagttcaaaatccccggaattctggggtttccccggagcacaaacactcCTGATCATTAGTAGAGATCATAGCAAACATAAAAATAGACTTACTGGAAAGCAATAGTAAATACATGACAGGCTTAGCATTGATTTATGTTTAACCAGTATTGTCAATCCAATAATAAACAAGAGCAGAAAGAAGACTGTGCATACGCTGAAAAAGTGGACAACAGCAAACAAGTATTTGCTGCTGTGCAGTTTTTTTGTATGTGTTATCTAAATGAATCGACAATAGTGGTTAAATGAAAATCTTCTTTTCCAAAAAACCAGTATTAACAAAAAAGCAAACACATGAGTAGACTATAAGAGTAAAATCTATGCAAGTATACATacataaacacaaaaataatctGTAGCTAGTCTTAGAAGAAAAAATCCCTATTTTGAATTTGGTTAGTGCTTTTTGAAACAATgtccatacataaaaaaaaagtttttataatcttagtagtttataatatatatacatatatatatacaaagaaaagatgccagaatttttataattaaattttttatatctagtaAAATTCgtcatctttcaaaaataataactacACCAAAACagctaaatacaaaaaaaacaaaaaaaaaaaacatatataaagatCATAAAGATGCGTAATTACTTACCAGCTCCATCttgagaatttttctttatataggaTGATATTACAAAACTTGACACATCATCATCCGACAAATAGGACAGAATTCGTATATGTATGTCtgaattaagaataatttcatcTGCTTGACCTTCCCGCTTCACATACATTAACATTTTCATAAACTTCTTTCTTAAATAGGATTTTCTTACTAATGCTCTAAGGATATCTGCATAAATTGAGAAGCGGTTATTTGCCACAAAAGGCAATAATGCTTCAAGTTCCCTTTCTTTAGGCATATAACCTCTTAAGCATTTCTGTAGCAATGTTGCAACAGTTTTACATTTACTAATGTCATATAGGCTCATGTATCTAATTTCCGCACAGCACATCAAtgcaaaatcataaaattcttcataGCTAGTGACACAATGATAATCATTAGTTAACaacatctgaatttttattattgttttcacaCATATGTGATATTCTGGTCCTCCTCTCAAACAAATGTTCATTATTCGCCTGAAAGAAGCTTCAGGATTAATTTCTAAATCGTCAAAAGAAGCACAATGCAAAAGAAGTAAATTTACAACATCCAAATCTGGATAAATTCTTTCCAAACAAATGTGAAGTGCTGTTTTATTAGCAACATTACGCATTCCAGGATTTGCTCCATACTCAAGTAACTCTtttataacatcaaaatatttaccATCAACGGCAAACATCAAAgctgtctttttatttatatcatatatattaacatttgctCCATGTTGCAATAATGTCCTGACACTCCACAGATCTCCAATCATTGAAGCAATCATCAGAGCTGTCCACCCTCGCTGGCACTGAAAATTAAGGTCGATTCCTTTTTTGATAAGAAGTGCAGTTGTTTGATGGCATCGATTATACAATGAAACCGTCAGAGGTGTAGATCCATGCTTGTTCACTACATTTACATCAGCGCCTAAGCGAATTAATTCGATAACTAACTTTATGTTCTTTGGAGATCTCAATATGGCTAAATGAATAGGTCTATTTCCAGAAGAATTGGTTGTATTAGGATCTGCCCCTTTCATCAGCAACtcttgaataatataaaaattttcactagTAATACGCTGATCTAATGCCGAAAGTAAATCATCATTC
The window above is part of the Argiope bruennichi chromosome 7, qqArgBrue1.1, whole genome shotgun sequence genome. Proteins encoded here:
- the LOC129976504 gene encoding serine/threonine-protein kinase TNNI3K-like → MAIYVNLMEVDLNTSEIMKNFNSSERTEFTYLDLSVEKSELIVAVAVKALYPSLSEHVFINMDLNDDLLSALDQRITSENFYIIQELLMKGADPNTTNSSGNRPIHLAILRSPKNIKLVIELIRLGADVNVVNKHGSTPLTVSLYNRCHQTTALLIKKGIDLNFQCQRGWTALMIASMIGDLWSVRTLLQHGANVNIYDINKKTALMFAVDGKYFDVIKELLEYGANPGMRNVANKTALHICLERIYPDLDVVNLLLLHCASFDDLEINPEASFRRIMNICLRGGPEYHICVKTIIKIQMLLTNDYHCVTSYEEFYDFALMCCAEIRYMSLYDISKCKTVATLLQKCLRGYMPKERELEALLPFVANNRFSIYADILRALVRKSYLRKKFMKMLMYVKREGQADEIILNSDIHIRILSYLSDDDVSSFVISSYIKKNSQDGAGFKDSSLYPTGLTYNFNDLTTS